One stretch of Cedecea neteri DNA includes these proteins:
- the yodD gene encoding YodD family peroxide/acid resistance protein — MKTVKMSGNAAHQDTEVDVDALLAAINEISESDIRHAGNDEHPQRVSVDGREWHSYKELADAFELDIRDFSVNEINR; from the coding sequence ATGAAGACCGTGAAAATGAGCGGTAACGCGGCGCATCAGGACACGGAAGTCGATGTTGACGCGCTGCTGGCCGCCATCAATGAAATTAGCGAGAGCGATATCCGGCACGCCGGCAACGATGAGCACCCGCAACGAGTGAGCGTTGATGGCCGGGAATGGCATAGCTATAAGGAACTGGCGGATGCTTTTGAGCTGGATATTCGGGATTTCAGCGTGAACGAAATTAATCGCTAA
- the dgcQ gene encoding cellulose biosynthesis regulator diguanylate cyclase DgcQ has product MIGNVFERFLSRYKRPQRVVNLCFIVVFLCSTLLTWREVAVLESAYISNQRNSLDNVATALDRQLQHSIDNLLFYRNTMHYALQSPISTDISRKTLADFAIQRTQPYWQLKLDLNRGMPVSGVSDEFVAHNSLLGRDENWLYPELEAALEFSYIMQLADAKRDLQRRVFYASRAGFFLSSTPPENDPAIVSLYHRLIAQPYFVAQSPENNPGRGLQWTHTDNPGSHSGQIITASVPLDLNNRWYGVLAMDFPINGMHEFLQALSHDRYEGKVMLFDRQFSLIATAADHVSLAPVFNEKQQAEIARSMENGEEGELRMDTRFVTWAKLMNFDGVLIKVHTLGEGVQGEFGRISIVLTVLWLLFTLMLLISWRIIRRLVNNMLTLQQTLSWRANYDTLTRLYNRGAFFDIAHGLAQDCQREDKPFSVIQMDLDFFKGINDRYGHHAGDKVLAHAAALLSSALREEDVAGRVGGEEFCVLLPGTNLPAAAKVAERIRLRIHTKELLLMAGETIKISASFGVSLRA; this is encoded by the coding sequence TTGATCGGTAACGTATTTGAGCGGTTTTTAAGCCGCTATAAAAGACCGCAGCGGGTGGTAAACCTCTGTTTTATTGTGGTGTTTCTTTGTTCAACGCTGCTGACCTGGCGCGAAGTGGCGGTGCTTGAATCAGCCTATATCTCTAACCAGCGCAACAGCCTGGATAACGTCGCTACTGCGCTGGACCGGCAGCTGCAGCACAGCATCGATAACCTGTTGTTTTACCGGAATACCATGCACTACGCGCTACAGTCGCCCATTTCGACCGACATTTCCCGTAAAACGCTGGCAGATTTCGCCATCCAGCGAACGCAACCTTACTGGCAGCTGAAGCTGGATCTTAATCGTGGCATGCCGGTTAGCGGCGTTTCCGACGAATTTGTCGCCCATAACAGCCTGCTTGGCCGCGATGAAAACTGGCTTTATCCGGAGCTGGAGGCGGCGCTGGAGTTCAGCTACATCATGCAGCTTGCCGACGCTAAGAGGGACCTGCAACGGCGGGTATTTTACGCCTCAAGGGCGGGCTTTTTCCTTTCCAGCACGCCACCGGAAAACGACCCGGCGATTGTTTCGCTCTACCATCGTTTGATTGCCCAGCCCTATTTTGTCGCCCAGTCACCGGAAAATAACCCCGGTCGTGGCCTCCAGTGGACCCACACCGATAACCCCGGCAGCCACAGCGGGCAAATAATCACCGCGTCGGTGCCTCTTGATCTGAATAACCGCTGGTATGGCGTGCTGGCGATGGATTTCCCTATCAACGGCATGCACGAATTCCTCCAGGCGCTTTCTCACGATCGCTATGAAGGCAAGGTTATGCTGTTTGACAGACAGTTCTCGCTGATTGCTACGGCGGCTGACCACGTGTCGCTCGCGCCGGTGTTTAACGAAAAACAACAGGCCGAGATTGCACGCTCCATGGAAAACGGAGAAGAAGGTGAACTGCGGATGGATACCCGCTTCGTGACGTGGGCGAAGCTGATGAACTTTGACGGCGTGTTGATCAAGGTGCATACCCTGGGCGAGGGTGTTCAGGGAGAGTTTGGTCGGATCAGCATTGTGCTGACGGTGCTTTGGCTGCTCTTTACGCTGATGCTGCTTATTTCCTGGCGAATCATCCGCCGGCTGGTGAATAACATGCTGACCCTGCAGCAGACGCTTAGCTGGCGTGCGAATTACGATACCCTGACCCGGCTCTACAATCGTGGCGCGTTCTTCGATATTGCCCACGGTCTCGCCCAGGATTGCCAGCGCGAGGATAAACCTTTCTCGGTTATCCAGATGGATCTCGACTTCTTCAAAGGGATTAACGATCGCTATGGGCATCACGCCGGGGATAAGGTCCTGGCTCACGCCGCAGCGCTGCTAAGCTCAGCCCTGCGTGAGGAAGACGTGGCCGGGCGAGTGGGCGGCGAAGAGTTCTGCGTCCTGCTGCCGGGAACTAACCTTCCTGCAGCCGCGAAAGTGGCAGAGCGTATTAGATTAAGGATTCATACCAAAGAGTTGCTTCTGATGGCCGGTGAAACCATTAAAATCAGCGCCTCGTTTGGCGTCAGCCTGCGCGCATGA
- the dsrB gene encoding protein DsrB — MKINDRVTVKTDGGPRRSGVVLAVEPFNEGTMYLVALEDYPLGIWFFNESGHPDGIFVERDE; from the coding sequence ATGAAAATCAACGATCGGGTGACCGTTAAGACCGACGGAGGCCCGCGACGTTCGGGCGTTGTTCTGGCGGTGGAGCCGTTTAACGAGGGGACGATGTATCTCGTGGCGCTGGAGGATTACCCGCTGGGGATCTGGTTCTTCAACGAGTCCGGGCACCCGGACGGGATTTTCGTGGAGAGGGACGAGTAG
- a CDS encoding YodC family protein: protein MVYVVSDEVRRKNGGPRMIVTGYSSGMVECRWYDGYGVKREAFREDDLAPVETREHHQA, encoded by the coding sequence ATGGTCTATGTGGTCAGCGATGAAGTCCGGCGTAAAAACGGTGGTCCTCGCATGATAGTCACGGGTTATTCCAGTGGCATGGTGGAGTGCCGGTGGTACGACGGTTATGGCGTAAAGCGCGAGGCGTTCCGTGAGGACGACCTGGCGCCTGTTGAAACCAGAGAGCATCACCAGGCGTGA